Proteins from one Malania oleifera isolate guangnan ecotype guangnan chromosome 4, ASM2987363v1, whole genome shotgun sequence genomic window:
- the LOC131154065 gene encoding leucine--tRNA ligase, chloroplastic/mitochondrial isoform X1 produces MKAYAPTQSHIQMLPPAPFCRPTPVLPSRKFITIRKTSFCLRISRRRTHCVSCGRSTIAGELNQLEEKKQKPEGRKAYPFHEIEPRWQRYWEKNRTFRTPDDDEMDTSKPKFYVLDMFPYPSGSGLHVGHPLGYTATDILARFKRMRGYNVLHPMGWDAFGLPAEQYAIETGTHPKITTLRNIERFRCQLKSLGFSYDWDREISTVEPEYYKWTQWIFIQLLKRGLAYQAEVPVNWCPALGTVLANEEVVNGVSERGGHPVIRKPMRQWMLKITAYADRLLEDLDDLEWPESVKEMQRNWIGRSEGAEMEFSVLDFDGQEKDIKITVYTTRPDTIFGATYIAVAPEHFLLTSLVSTAQSKFVEEYKEMASRKSDLERTELQKEKTGVFSGCYARNPANGEAIPIWVADYVLGSYGSGAIMAVPAHDTRDHEFALKYDIQVCWVVNPNDEGCCNLEKAYSGEGTIINSSSSTSGLDINGLSSKEAASKVIEWAEKTRNGKKKVNYKLRDWLFARQRYWGEPIPVIFLEDTGESVLVPETDLPLILPELDDFTPTGTGEPPLSKAVSWVKTTDLLSGKTARRETSTMPQWAGSCWYYLRFMDPKNDRALVDKAKEMYWSPVDVYVGGAEHAVLHLLYSRFWHKVLYDIGIVSTKEPFKCVINQGIILGEAQYMACRDLDGNFISADTVPILGEHHQEVIPEENVMKSGDSFVLKDNPNIRLIARAHKMSKSRGNVVNPDCIVSEYGADSLRLYEMFMGPLRDPKPWNTSGIEGVHRFLARIWRLIVGLPLPNGTFKGGTVAIDAEPTLEQLRAVHKCIDKVTEEIEGTRFNTGISAMMEFINAAYKWDTHPKSIIEAFVLLLSPYAPHMAEELWFRLGHSNSLAYEPFPEANPAYLKDSMVVLPVQINGKMRGTVQVEEAWTEADAFKLASLDAKLSKYLVGKTIRKRIYVPGKILNIILDPQNVKVGSR; encoded by the exons ATGAAAGCTTATGCACCGACTCAATCGCACATTCAAATGCTGCCACCTGCTCCGTTTTGCCGCCCCACACCGGTGCTCCCTTCCCGGAAGTTCATCACCATCCGCAAGACTTCATTTTGCCTCCGAATCTCAAGACGCCGTACTCACTGCGTTAGCTGTGGGAGGAGCACCATTGCTGGGGAATTGAACCAATTGGAGGAGAAGAAGCAGAAGCCGGAGGGGAGGAAAGCTTACCCTTTTCACGAAATTGAGCCCCGGTGGCAGCGGTACTGGGAAAAGAATCGCACTTTTCGAACCCCCGATGATGATGAAATGGATACCTCGAAGCCGAAGTTCTACGTTCTCGACATGTTCCCTTATcctag TGGATCTGGGTTACATGTCGGCCACCCTCTTGGATATACTGCCACAGACATTCTTGCTAGGTTCAAACGGATGCGTGGATATAATGTGTTGCACCCAATGGGATGGGATGCATTTGGATTGCCAGCGGAGCAATATGCCATTGAG ACAGGAACACACCCAAAGATCACAACACTGAGGAACATTGAACGCTTTCGCTGTCAG CTCAAATCATTAGGTTTCTCTTATGACTGGGATCGGGAAATTTCTACGGTAGAACCAGAATATTATAAATGGACACAGTGGATCTTTATTCAGCTTCTGAAGAGAGGACTGGCATATCAG GCCGAAGTGCCGGTAAATTGGTGCCCTGCTCTTGGAACTGTCTTGGCAAATGAGGAGGTAGTGAATGGTGTTAGTGAGCGTGGGGGTCATCCGGTTATTAGAAAG CCAATGCGGCAATGGATGCTCAAGATCACTGCATATGCAGATCGTCTTCTTGAAGATTTAGATGACCTTGAATGGCCTGAAAGTGTGAAGGAAATGCAAAGGAACTGGATAGGGAGGTCAGAAGGGGCTGAGATGGAATTTTCTGTTCTTGATTTTGATGGGCAGGAAAAAGACATAAAGATTACTGTTTATACAACCAGGCCTGATACCATTTTTGGAGCAAC CTATATTGCAGTGGCACCCGAGCATTTCTTGTTGACATCATTAGTATCCACTGCCCAAAGCAAATTT GTGGAGGAATACAAAGAGATGGCATCAAGAAAAAGTGACCTTGAGAGGACTGAGCTGCAGAAGGAAAAGACTGGGGTCTTTAGTGGCTGTTATGCAAGAAATCCAGCCAATGGGGAGGCTATCCCAATATGGGTAGCAGATTATGTGTTGGGGAG TTACGGCTCAGGAGCAATAATGGCTGTACCTGCACATGACACTCGTGATCATGAGTTTGCTTTGAAATATGATATTCAAGTTTGTTGGGTTGTGAACCCAAATGATGAAGGCTGCTGTAATCTTGAAAAAGCATATTCAGGTGAAGGCACAATTATAAATTCATCAAGTTCTACTTCAGGTCTTGACATTAATGGTTTGTCTAGCAAAGAAGCTGCTTCCAAAGTCATTGAGTGGGCTGAGAAAACTAGAAATGGGAAGAAAAAg GTGAACTATAAGTTGAGGGACTGGCTTTTTGCACGGCAACGTTATTGGGGGGAGCCTATCCCAGTAATTTTCTTAGAGGACACGGGTGAGAGTGTTCTCGTTCCTGAAACTGACCTGCCCCTTATCCTTCCTGAATTGGATGATTTCACTCCCACTGGGACTGGAGAACCACCACTGTCAAAAGCGGTGTCTTGG GTCAAAACCACAGATCTTTTGTCTGGAAAAACTGCTAGACGAGAAACAAGCACCATGCCACAATGGGCTGGTTCCTGCTG GTACTATTTGAGATTTATGGACCCAAAAAATGACAGAGCGCTGGTTGATAAGGCTAAAGAAAT GTATTGGAGCCCAGTTGATGTGTATGTTGGTGGTGCTGAACATGCTGTCCTTCACTTACTCTATTCTAGGTTCTGGCACAAG GTTCTCTATGATATTGGTATTGTGTCCACCAAAGAGCCCTTCAAATGCGTGATAAACCAGGGGATTATTCTTGGAGAA GCTCAATATATGGCATGCAGAGACCTAGATGGGAACTTTATATCTGCTGATACTGTCCCTATTTTGGGTGAGCATCATCAAGAAGTAATACCTGAGGAAAAC GTCATGAAATCTGGCGATTCTTTTGTTCTAAAAGACAACCCTAACATACGTTTGATTGCTCGGGCTCACAAAATGAGTAAGAGTAGGGGAAATGTTGTCAATCCTGATTGCATTGTTTCTGAGTATGGTGCAGATTCTCTTCGCTTATATGAAATGTTCATGGGTCCACTTAG AGACCCAAAACCATGGAATACTAGTGGAATTGAAGGTGTCCATCGATTTTTGGCAAGAATCTGGAGATTGATTGTTGGCTTACCTTTACCTAATGGTACCTTCAAGGGTGGAACAGTGGCAATCGATGCAGAACCTACTTTGGAACAGCTTCGGGCTGTCCATAAATGCATTGATAAG GTAACAGAGGAAATTGAAGGGACACGATTCAACACTGGAATTTCTGCAATGATGGAGTTCATTAATGCAGCTTATAAG TGGGATACCCATCCAAAGTCAATCATTGAAGCATTCGTTTTACTGCTTTCACCATATGCTCCTCACATGGCTGAGGAGCTTTGGTTTCGGCTGGGTCACTCaaattcattggcatatgaaccTTTCCCTGAG
- the LOC131154065 gene encoding leucine--tRNA ligase, chloroplastic/mitochondrial isoform X3: MKAYAPTQSHIQMLPPAPFCRPTPVLPSRKFITIRKTSFCLRISRRRTHCVSCGRSTIAGELNQLEEKKQKPEGRKAYPFHEIEPRWQRYWEKNRTFRTPDDDEMDTSKPKFYVLDMFPYPSGSGLHVGHPLGYTATDILARFKRMRGYNVLHPMGWDAFGLPAEQYAIETGTHPKITTLRNIERFRCQLKSLGFSYDWDREISTVEPEYYKWTQWIFIQLLKRGLAYQAEVPVNWCPALGTVLANEEVVNGVSERGGHPVIRKPMRQWMLKITAYADRLLEDLDDLEWPESVKEMQRNWIGRSEGAEMEFSVLDFDGQEKDIKITVYTTRPDTIFGATYIAVAPEHFLLTSLVSTAQSKFVEEYKEMASRKSDLERTELQKEKTGVFSGCYARNPANGEAIPIWVADYVLGSYGSGAIMAVPAHDTRDHEFALKYDIQVCWVVNPNDEGCCNLEKAYSGEGTIINSSSSTSGLDINGLSSKEAASKVIEWAEKTRNGKKKVNYKLRDWLFARQRYWGEPIPVIFLEDTGESVLVPETDLPLILPELDDFTPTGTGEPPLSKAVSWVKTTDLLSGKTARRETSTMPQWAGSCWYYLRFMDPKNDRALVDKAKEMYWSPVDVYVGGAEHAVLHLLYSRFWHKVLYDIGIVSTKEPFKCVINQGIILGEAQYMACRDLDGNFISADTVPILGEHHQEVIPEENVMKSGDSFVLKDNPNIRLIARAHKMSKSRGNVVNPDCIVSEYGADSLRLYEMFMGPLRDPKPWNTSGIEGVHRFLARIWRLIVGLPLPNGTFKGGTVAIDAEPTLEQLRAVHKCIDKVTEEIEGTRFNTGISAMMEFINAAYKWDTHPKSIIEAFVLLLSPYAPHMAEELWFRLGHSNSLAYEPFPEV; encoded by the exons ATGAAAGCTTATGCACCGACTCAATCGCACATTCAAATGCTGCCACCTGCTCCGTTTTGCCGCCCCACACCGGTGCTCCCTTCCCGGAAGTTCATCACCATCCGCAAGACTTCATTTTGCCTCCGAATCTCAAGACGCCGTACTCACTGCGTTAGCTGTGGGAGGAGCACCATTGCTGGGGAATTGAACCAATTGGAGGAGAAGAAGCAGAAGCCGGAGGGGAGGAAAGCTTACCCTTTTCACGAAATTGAGCCCCGGTGGCAGCGGTACTGGGAAAAGAATCGCACTTTTCGAACCCCCGATGATGATGAAATGGATACCTCGAAGCCGAAGTTCTACGTTCTCGACATGTTCCCTTATcctag TGGATCTGGGTTACATGTCGGCCACCCTCTTGGATATACTGCCACAGACATTCTTGCTAGGTTCAAACGGATGCGTGGATATAATGTGTTGCACCCAATGGGATGGGATGCATTTGGATTGCCAGCGGAGCAATATGCCATTGAG ACAGGAACACACCCAAAGATCACAACACTGAGGAACATTGAACGCTTTCGCTGTCAG CTCAAATCATTAGGTTTCTCTTATGACTGGGATCGGGAAATTTCTACGGTAGAACCAGAATATTATAAATGGACACAGTGGATCTTTATTCAGCTTCTGAAGAGAGGACTGGCATATCAG GCCGAAGTGCCGGTAAATTGGTGCCCTGCTCTTGGAACTGTCTTGGCAAATGAGGAGGTAGTGAATGGTGTTAGTGAGCGTGGGGGTCATCCGGTTATTAGAAAG CCAATGCGGCAATGGATGCTCAAGATCACTGCATATGCAGATCGTCTTCTTGAAGATTTAGATGACCTTGAATGGCCTGAAAGTGTGAAGGAAATGCAAAGGAACTGGATAGGGAGGTCAGAAGGGGCTGAGATGGAATTTTCTGTTCTTGATTTTGATGGGCAGGAAAAAGACATAAAGATTACTGTTTATACAACCAGGCCTGATACCATTTTTGGAGCAAC CTATATTGCAGTGGCACCCGAGCATTTCTTGTTGACATCATTAGTATCCACTGCCCAAAGCAAATTT GTGGAGGAATACAAAGAGATGGCATCAAGAAAAAGTGACCTTGAGAGGACTGAGCTGCAGAAGGAAAAGACTGGGGTCTTTAGTGGCTGTTATGCAAGAAATCCAGCCAATGGGGAGGCTATCCCAATATGGGTAGCAGATTATGTGTTGGGGAG TTACGGCTCAGGAGCAATAATGGCTGTACCTGCACATGACACTCGTGATCATGAGTTTGCTTTGAAATATGATATTCAAGTTTGTTGGGTTGTGAACCCAAATGATGAAGGCTGCTGTAATCTTGAAAAAGCATATTCAGGTGAAGGCACAATTATAAATTCATCAAGTTCTACTTCAGGTCTTGACATTAATGGTTTGTCTAGCAAAGAAGCTGCTTCCAAAGTCATTGAGTGGGCTGAGAAAACTAGAAATGGGAAGAAAAAg GTGAACTATAAGTTGAGGGACTGGCTTTTTGCACGGCAACGTTATTGGGGGGAGCCTATCCCAGTAATTTTCTTAGAGGACACGGGTGAGAGTGTTCTCGTTCCTGAAACTGACCTGCCCCTTATCCTTCCTGAATTGGATGATTTCACTCCCACTGGGACTGGAGAACCACCACTGTCAAAAGCGGTGTCTTGG GTCAAAACCACAGATCTTTTGTCTGGAAAAACTGCTAGACGAGAAACAAGCACCATGCCACAATGGGCTGGTTCCTGCTG GTACTATTTGAGATTTATGGACCCAAAAAATGACAGAGCGCTGGTTGATAAGGCTAAAGAAAT GTATTGGAGCCCAGTTGATGTGTATGTTGGTGGTGCTGAACATGCTGTCCTTCACTTACTCTATTCTAGGTTCTGGCACAAG GTTCTCTATGATATTGGTATTGTGTCCACCAAAGAGCCCTTCAAATGCGTGATAAACCAGGGGATTATTCTTGGAGAA GCTCAATATATGGCATGCAGAGACCTAGATGGGAACTTTATATCTGCTGATACTGTCCCTATTTTGGGTGAGCATCATCAAGAAGTAATACCTGAGGAAAAC GTCATGAAATCTGGCGATTCTTTTGTTCTAAAAGACAACCCTAACATACGTTTGATTGCTCGGGCTCACAAAATGAGTAAGAGTAGGGGAAATGTTGTCAATCCTGATTGCATTGTTTCTGAGTATGGTGCAGATTCTCTTCGCTTATATGAAATGTTCATGGGTCCACTTAG AGACCCAAAACCATGGAATACTAGTGGAATTGAAGGTGTCCATCGATTTTTGGCAAGAATCTGGAGATTGATTGTTGGCTTACCTTTACCTAATGGTACCTTCAAGGGTGGAACAGTGGCAATCGATGCAGAACCTACTTTGGAACAGCTTCGGGCTGTCCATAAATGCATTGATAAG GTAACAGAGGAAATTGAAGGGACACGATTCAACACTGGAATTTCTGCAATGATGGAGTTCATTAATGCAGCTTATAAG TGGGATACCCATCCAAAGTCAATCATTGAAGCATTCGTTTTACTGCTTTCACCATATGCTCCTCACATGGCTGAGGAGCTTTGGTTTCGGCTGGGTCACTCaaattcattggcatatgaaccTTTCCCTGAG
- the LOC131154065 gene encoding leucine--tRNA ligase, chloroplastic/mitochondrial isoform X2 codes for MKAYAPTQSHIQMLPPAPFCRPTPVLPSRKFITIRKTSFCLRISRRRTHCVSCGRSTIAGELNQLEEKKQKPEGRKAYPFHEIEPRWQRYWEKNRTFRTPDDDEMDTSKPKFYVLDMFPYPSGSGLHVGHPLGYTATDILARFKRMRGYNVLHPMGWDAFGLPAEQYAIETGTHPKITTLRNIERFRCQLKSLGFSYDWDREISTVEPEYYKWTQWIFIQLLKRGLAYQAEVPVNWCPALGTVLANEEVVNGVSERGGHPVIRKPMRQWMLKITAYADRLLEDLDDLEWPESVKEMQRNWIGRSEGAEMEFSVLDFDGQEKDIKITVYTTRPDTIFGATYIAVAPEHFLLTSLVSTAQSKFVEEYKEMASRKSDLERTELQKEKTGVFSGCYARNPANGEAIPIWVADYVLGSYGSGAIMAVPAHDTRDHEFALKYDIQVCWVVNPNDEGCCNLEKAYSGEGTIINSSSSTSGLDINGLSSKEAASKVIEWAEKTRNGKKKVNYKLRDWLFARQRYWGEPIPVIFLEDTGESVLVPETDLPLILPELDDFTPTGTGEPPLSKAVSWVKTTDLLSGKTARRETSTMPQWAGSCWYYLRFMDPKNDRALVDKAKEMYWSPVDVYVGGAEHAVLHLLYSRFWHKVLYDIGIVSTKEPFKCVINQGIILGEAQYMACRDLDGNFISADTVPILGEHHQEVIPEENVMKSGDSFVLKDNPNIRLIARAHKMSKSRGNVVNPDCIVSEYGADSLRLYEMFMGPLRDPKPWNTSGIEGVHRFLARIWRLIVGLPLPNGTFKGGTVAIDAEPTLEQLRAVHKCIDKVTEEIEGTRFNTGISAMMEFINAAYKANPAYLKDSMVVLPVQINGKMRGTVQVEEAWTEADAFKLASLDAKLSKYLVGKTIRKRIYVPGKILNIILDPQNVKVGSR; via the exons ATGAAAGCTTATGCACCGACTCAATCGCACATTCAAATGCTGCCACCTGCTCCGTTTTGCCGCCCCACACCGGTGCTCCCTTCCCGGAAGTTCATCACCATCCGCAAGACTTCATTTTGCCTCCGAATCTCAAGACGCCGTACTCACTGCGTTAGCTGTGGGAGGAGCACCATTGCTGGGGAATTGAACCAATTGGAGGAGAAGAAGCAGAAGCCGGAGGGGAGGAAAGCTTACCCTTTTCACGAAATTGAGCCCCGGTGGCAGCGGTACTGGGAAAAGAATCGCACTTTTCGAACCCCCGATGATGATGAAATGGATACCTCGAAGCCGAAGTTCTACGTTCTCGACATGTTCCCTTATcctag TGGATCTGGGTTACATGTCGGCCACCCTCTTGGATATACTGCCACAGACATTCTTGCTAGGTTCAAACGGATGCGTGGATATAATGTGTTGCACCCAATGGGATGGGATGCATTTGGATTGCCAGCGGAGCAATATGCCATTGAG ACAGGAACACACCCAAAGATCACAACACTGAGGAACATTGAACGCTTTCGCTGTCAG CTCAAATCATTAGGTTTCTCTTATGACTGGGATCGGGAAATTTCTACGGTAGAACCAGAATATTATAAATGGACACAGTGGATCTTTATTCAGCTTCTGAAGAGAGGACTGGCATATCAG GCCGAAGTGCCGGTAAATTGGTGCCCTGCTCTTGGAACTGTCTTGGCAAATGAGGAGGTAGTGAATGGTGTTAGTGAGCGTGGGGGTCATCCGGTTATTAGAAAG CCAATGCGGCAATGGATGCTCAAGATCACTGCATATGCAGATCGTCTTCTTGAAGATTTAGATGACCTTGAATGGCCTGAAAGTGTGAAGGAAATGCAAAGGAACTGGATAGGGAGGTCAGAAGGGGCTGAGATGGAATTTTCTGTTCTTGATTTTGATGGGCAGGAAAAAGACATAAAGATTACTGTTTATACAACCAGGCCTGATACCATTTTTGGAGCAAC CTATATTGCAGTGGCACCCGAGCATTTCTTGTTGACATCATTAGTATCCACTGCCCAAAGCAAATTT GTGGAGGAATACAAAGAGATGGCATCAAGAAAAAGTGACCTTGAGAGGACTGAGCTGCAGAAGGAAAAGACTGGGGTCTTTAGTGGCTGTTATGCAAGAAATCCAGCCAATGGGGAGGCTATCCCAATATGGGTAGCAGATTATGTGTTGGGGAG TTACGGCTCAGGAGCAATAATGGCTGTACCTGCACATGACACTCGTGATCATGAGTTTGCTTTGAAATATGATATTCAAGTTTGTTGGGTTGTGAACCCAAATGATGAAGGCTGCTGTAATCTTGAAAAAGCATATTCAGGTGAAGGCACAATTATAAATTCATCAAGTTCTACTTCAGGTCTTGACATTAATGGTTTGTCTAGCAAAGAAGCTGCTTCCAAAGTCATTGAGTGGGCTGAGAAAACTAGAAATGGGAAGAAAAAg GTGAACTATAAGTTGAGGGACTGGCTTTTTGCACGGCAACGTTATTGGGGGGAGCCTATCCCAGTAATTTTCTTAGAGGACACGGGTGAGAGTGTTCTCGTTCCTGAAACTGACCTGCCCCTTATCCTTCCTGAATTGGATGATTTCACTCCCACTGGGACTGGAGAACCACCACTGTCAAAAGCGGTGTCTTGG GTCAAAACCACAGATCTTTTGTCTGGAAAAACTGCTAGACGAGAAACAAGCACCATGCCACAATGGGCTGGTTCCTGCTG GTACTATTTGAGATTTATGGACCCAAAAAATGACAGAGCGCTGGTTGATAAGGCTAAAGAAAT GTATTGGAGCCCAGTTGATGTGTATGTTGGTGGTGCTGAACATGCTGTCCTTCACTTACTCTATTCTAGGTTCTGGCACAAG GTTCTCTATGATATTGGTATTGTGTCCACCAAAGAGCCCTTCAAATGCGTGATAAACCAGGGGATTATTCTTGGAGAA GCTCAATATATGGCATGCAGAGACCTAGATGGGAACTTTATATCTGCTGATACTGTCCCTATTTTGGGTGAGCATCATCAAGAAGTAATACCTGAGGAAAAC GTCATGAAATCTGGCGATTCTTTTGTTCTAAAAGACAACCCTAACATACGTTTGATTGCTCGGGCTCACAAAATGAGTAAGAGTAGGGGAAATGTTGTCAATCCTGATTGCATTGTTTCTGAGTATGGTGCAGATTCTCTTCGCTTATATGAAATGTTCATGGGTCCACTTAG AGACCCAAAACCATGGAATACTAGTGGAATTGAAGGTGTCCATCGATTTTTGGCAAGAATCTGGAGATTGATTGTTGGCTTACCTTTACCTAATGGTACCTTCAAGGGTGGAACAGTGGCAATCGATGCAGAACCTACTTTGGAACAGCTTCGGGCTGTCCATAAATGCATTGATAAG GTAACAGAGGAAATTGAAGGGACACGATTCAACACTGGAATTTCTGCAATGATGGAGTTCATTAATGCAGCTTATAAG